DNA from Sphingomonas psychrotolerans:
CCTCATCGGGGAGGACCGGCGAAAGCGTTTCGGTCATGCAATGGTCCTAGTCCGGGGCACGGGATAATGCCAACCCGGCGCGGAGCGGATGGTTGCCTCGCGAGAGCGGCAGGGTTCTAAGGCGTGCGGGTCCTCCGTTCGCGGGGTTGCCCTCCGGTGTTCGCGATTGCAGTTTGTGTTCGGCTCAGGATCGTGGTGCCGTCATATGGCACCAGGTGCCAAAGATTGAATTTACCGAAGCCGGCAGCATTGCCGGAAATCTTGGAGGGGAACATGCCGAACGCCTCGCTCGGAACCATCGTCCTGCCATTGACCGTTGCGGTTTCCTTCGTGCTGGTGGCTCCCGCCGCCGAAGCACAGCTCGCCGGACCTGCCGGCGGGATGCATCGCGATTTGGTAACGGATGTCGCCGATGCTCCCACGCGGCTCAAGCCGGCCTATCCGGTTCCCTATGGTCGGCCCGCGGAGGCGGCGGTCAAGGCGGTGATGGACCGCGTGCTTGGCTATATCGATCGCGAGACCTCGACCAAGCTGATCGGCGCCGCCGGCAGGGAACAGGAGCCGGACGAGGCGCTCGCGCCGGGCAGCCGCTTTGCCTCGGCCTATCGCCTCACCAGCTACGAGTGGGGCGTCACTTATTCGGGCGCGCTTCTCGCCGGCACTGTTACCGGAGACGCGCGTTACACGGGCTATGTCGCGGATCGGCTTGGCGCCGTGGTGAGTGCGGCGAGCCGCTATCGTCGGCAGGAGACGGATCCGGAACGGACGCCGGTCCGCCAGATGCTGGCGCCCAACAGGCTAGACGATACGGGCGCGATGGCCGCCGCACTGATCAAGGCACAGCGTGCCGGAGTGGTTACCGAAGGTCGCACGCAGATCGACATCTATCTCGACTGGATTTCGAAACGGCAGTTCCGCCTGTCTGACGGTACGCTCGCCCGGCAGGTGCCTATGCCGAGCAGCCTGTGGCTCGATGATCTCTACATGAGCGTCCCCGCACTCGCGCAAATGGGGGCGCTGACCAGCGAGCGGCGTTATTTCGACGATGCGGTGCGCCAGATCCTGCAATTCTCGCGGCGCATGTTCGTGTCCGAGACAGGGCTCTACCGACACGGCTGGGTCGCCGGCATGGACCCGCATCCCAGCTTCTTCTGGGGACGCGCCAATGGCTGGGCGATCATGGCGACGATCGAACTGCTAGAGGTGCTGCCGGTGGACCATTCCGGCCGCGCGGCGATCCTCGGGCAACTGCGCGCCCACGCGGCCGGCCTCGCCCGGGTTCAGTCGGGGACGGGGCTGTGGCATCAATTGCTGGATCGGCCCGACAGCTATCTCGAGACCTCCGCCTCCGCCATGTATGCCTATGCACTGGCCCGCGCGGTCAATCGCGGCTGGCTAGATCGGCGGGTTTATGCGCCTGTGGCCGTGCTCGCGTGGAATGCAGTGGGCACCAAGGTCAACGCGGCCGGCGAAGTGGAGGACGTGTGCGTCGGCACCGGCATGGCCTTCGATCCGGCATTCTATTACTTCCGCCCGCGCCACGTCCGGGCGGCGCATGGCTACGGGCCAGTGCTGCTGGCGGGTGCCGAAATCATCGCGCTGCTGCGCAAGGACGCCGCCGGCCCTCGCGAGAACCTTCTATTCCGATGAAAGCCGCCGCGTCAGACCTTGGCGGAATAGATCATCCGGCCGGGGCCGAGGCGCTCGAACACCTTGGCGAGTTCGTTCTCGCCCACTGCGAAACAGCCCTGGCTGCGGCCGAGCTTGCCGTGCTTCGCGACCATGTCGGCATTCGAATACCACGCCGAATGGACCACGATCGCGCGATCGAAGGCGTTATTGTTGGTCGGATCGAGCCCGAGCAGGCGCTGCGAATCGCCGTGCTTGCCGATATAATAATCGGCGGTGAGGAACGCACCTTCGCTGGTCGCCTCCGAGTTGATCGCATTCGAGAAGCTGTGGAGCAGCCCGGTATGTTCGGGATCCGAACCGATGCCGTGCGCGACGAGGAAGCTCTGCACTTCGCCGCTGCCGAGATTCACGATGTGAAAACGCGGCCGATAGGACGGAGTCGCGAAATCGGCGATGGCGATTCGATCGTGCGAAGGCACGCGGATCGAATGCCGGTCGAGCGCAGCGACTGCGCGCTTGAACAGTTCGGGACGGATATTGCCGGGCGCCCTGGGGGTCGCCTTCGCCACCCTTGGCGCAGCCGGGATCGGAACGGGCGCAGGCACCGGGACGATCGGCGCCGGCGCGCTCGCGAGATTCAAGGTCCGCGTCGCGCAGGCCGAAACCGCCGCGCCGCTGGCCATCACAAACGCCGACCTGATCAGCGCGCGGCGCGTCTGCACCGAATCGAGAGTGTCCGTCACTGGTTACCCGCTACCCGCCATTATGCCCGGTCTTTGTACCAAGCTTAGCTTTGATATGGGGTGAACGTCCGCCCCACGCTGGGCAACTCACCGCAATCGCTGCCCATTTCACCCGGTTATGCCGCCGATGGGGAACTAAACTTTGCCGGGCCCGCGTCGACGAGGCCCGATTCGCGGTCGCTGGCAAAATAGGTTAATAATATTTAAGATATGGGTGCGAGCTCCCGCGGCATGAGGAAGACGATGATGATCCCTGGCGTGCGCGCACTGTTGATGATGGCCGCACTGGCGTTCGTTCCTGCAGTGCCAGCCAGCGCCGATCCGCGCGCGGCAGCGAGCCAGCCGGCGATACCGCAGCTGAAACCCGGCCAGTCGATCTGGTTCGAAACGCCTGAGCTGGTGAAAGCGAGCACGCGCACGGACTCGCCGGTGCGGGTCGTCGTGGCGATCCGCCAGCAACAGGCCTTGGTCTATCAGGGCGACAGGCTGGCCGGAGTCACGACCGTCTCGACCGGATCGCCGGGCTATGAGACGCCGCTCGGCGAATTCACCATTCTCGAGAAGAAGGTGTTCCACCGCTCCAATCTCTACAGCAATGCGCCGATGCCCCATATGCAGCGGCTCACCTGGGGTGGCATTGCGCTCCATGCCG
Protein-coding regions in this window:
- a CDS encoding glycoside hydrolase family 88/105 protein; the protein is MPNASLGTIVLPLTVAVSFVLVAPAAEAQLAGPAGGMHRDLVTDVADAPTRLKPAYPVPYGRPAEAAVKAVMDRVLGYIDRETSTKLIGAAGREQEPDEALAPGSRFASAYRLTSYEWGVTYSGALLAGTVTGDARYTGYVADRLGAVVSAASRYRRQETDPERTPVRQMLAPNRLDDTGAMAAALIKAQRAGVVTEGRTQIDIYLDWISKRQFRLSDGTLARQVPMPSSLWLDDLYMSVPALAQMGALTSERRYFDDAVRQILQFSRRMFVSETGLYRHGWVAGMDPHPSFFWGRANGWAIMATIELLEVLPVDHSGRAAILGQLRAHAAGLARVQSGTGLWHQLLDRPDSYLETSASAMYAYALARAVNRGWLDRRVYAPVAVLAWNAVGTKVNAAGEVEDVCVGTGMAFDPAFYYFRPRHVRAAHGYGPVLLAGAEIIALLRKDAAGPRENLLFR
- a CDS encoding murein L,D-transpeptidase catalytic domain family protein, translating into MASGAAVSACATRTLNLASAPAPIVPVPAPVPIPAAPRVAKATPRAPGNIRPELFKRAVAALDRHSIRVPSHDRIAIADFATPSYRPRFHIVNLGSGEVQSFLVAHGIGSDPEHTGLLHSFSNAINSEATSEGAFLTADYYIGKHGDSQRLLGLDPTNNNAFDRAIVVHSAWYSNADMVAKHGKLGRSQGCFAVGENELAKVFERLGPGRMIYSAKV
- a CDS encoding L,D-transpeptidase family protein, which translates into the protein MRKTMMIPGVRALLMMAALAFVPAVPASADPRAAASQPAIPQLKPGQSIWFETPELVKASTRTDSPVRVVVAIRQQQALVYQGDRLAGVTTVSTGSPGYETPLGEFTILEKKVFHRSNLYSNAPMPHMQRLTWGGIALHAGVLPGYPASHGCIRLPKAFARQLFDLTAMGGTVLVVDDVADAPLYQPHLLREPMLMADTRSLRTSVTSYTPPAPLLAAETQNLAGGAYEVLTMGGGPPAGQALGARGSR